From Stenotrophomonas maltophilia, a single genomic window includes:
- a CDS encoding ROK family protein, protein MAELIAHAGYGIDIGGTKIELVACDAAMQVTWRRRVSTPQGDYEGFLQAMLGLVADADAALGRNDAAIGIALPGVRDRRTGRQLSANVPALTGHSVASDLQARLQRPLHFGNDLQCFALSEAHGGAADGYPSMFGAILGTGAGGGFCLHGRLLSGFNGLAGEWGHWSVPGHLLQRHGLPLIDCACGLQGCVERYVSGSGLAMIERHLGGSAADASAVIALAEAGDTRARKALDIHRDLLGHSLAALVLALDPHVIVLGGGLSQYAPLYQQLPAAIAAHLFNGVQVPPIVPPRFGDAGGARGAALLACHPSFS, encoded by the coding sequence ATGGCTGAGCTGATCGCCCACGCCGGCTACGGCATCGACATCGGCGGCACCAAGATCGAGCTGGTGGCGTGCGATGCGGCGATGCAGGTCACCTGGCGCCGTCGCGTCAGCACGCCGCAGGGCGACTATGAAGGCTTCCTGCAGGCCATGCTGGGGCTGGTGGCCGATGCGGATGCTGCACTGGGCCGCAACGACGCCGCCATCGGCATCGCGCTGCCCGGCGTGCGTGATCGCCGCACGGGTCGCCAGCTCAGCGCGAACGTGCCGGCACTGACCGGCCACAGCGTGGCGTCGGATCTGCAGGCCCGCCTGCAGCGCCCGCTGCACTTCGGCAACGACCTGCAGTGCTTCGCCCTGTCGGAAGCACATGGCGGTGCCGCCGACGGCTACCCCAGCATGTTTGGCGCCATCCTCGGCACCGGTGCAGGCGGTGGTTTCTGCCTGCACGGCCGCCTGCTGTCCGGCTTCAACGGCCTGGCCGGCGAATGGGGCCACTGGAGCGTGCCCGGCCACCTGCTGCAGCGCCACGGCCTGCCGCTGATCGACTGCGCCTGCGGCCTGCAGGGCTGCGTCGAGCGTTACGTCTCCGGCAGTGGACTGGCGATGATCGAACGCCATCTGGGCGGCAGTGCCGCCGACGCCAGCGCGGTGATCGCACTCGCCGAAGCCGGCGATACCCGCGCGCGCAAGGCGCTGGACATCCACCGCGACCTGCTCGGCCACAGCCTGGCCGCACTGGTGCTGGCACTCGACCCGCACGTGATCGTGCTGGGCGGTGGCCTCTCGCAGTACGCGCCGCTGTACCAGCAGCTGCCAGCGGCCATCGCCGCCCATCTGTTCAACGGCGTGCAGGTACCGCCGATCGTGCCGCCCCGCTTCGGCGATGCCGGCGGCGCACGTGGTGCTGCCCTGCTCGCCTGCCACCCCTCGTTTTCCTGA
- a CDS encoding TonB-dependent receptor, translating into MLPARHHRPPCRSIAPLTLAIAGVLLSVAVPAVAQESKDKATDLARIEVTGSNIRRTDVETASPVQVISKQDIQNMGARTLLQVLDNLPAARPAQQDARSLFTGSDGASQANLRGLGAQGTLVLLNGRRLSYYGAPAGFQTQFVNIDAIPAAAIERMEVLTDGASAVYGTDAVAGVINVITKRNFQGAEVSFTNDTSSRIDSYGERQASITAGFGDLAENRFNIYGAVNMYRRDAIPLSDFYDKRPDQYYVNNPNYLNNLRLGVGSKPGEFNPGSYFAFDPVTGRRVQEAAPGCKNVLTSEAAGPRCVWETWMNNEIDAGAKSERNTAYLNGTFLVGDSTEIFAEATYTDIDLRANGGTPRTYGTTTGNPTSWFSRNTGNNVNQFLYPFLGPNNEYNHASPEMKAMMGGVVGLQYLLQDAGANYFGQRNTDKSYRVLAGARGNVGDWNWETAFASAGTHSTTYQTINVNTKGFEKAFGPYTIDPGTGRVIISDHPAYKFGEISEANAALIREAFPTFDIQSWTRLHTLDGKIEGPLFQLPAGEMRAAFGFNASRETFYTPGNADAANGLITQQGGSWFDGKRNTYALFAETVAPITDKLELDAAVRVDKYPNFSANIAPKIGFKYQAFDQLMLRGTYSTGFRAPSLAESGNGGVFAQLGGFRDELRCNETNAIANLLLKSQRPGDVDLGKTLLNVDCNRTVARMTQPNKDLKPEKAKIATLGFVYEPASWLSVSADYWFIYRNNEIVAPDYRRMEDIISMSRSPITDSDRANLAQLAAMCADPASGVSCPANLPGYSAGNVASVVGQYKNRGKTLIDGFDIDARSRFSLGDWGNLNIGLAATIANRNRFYMDAENGWYYGDVVGYYNNPRLRATLNADWTYKQVTTSMFVNYVGGTKWATDQVDEVSNNKETCTGGYLALQKSKCDGAPSWWTANMSVTWRPDDAWNLSFTVKNLFNRLPFYDPNSFLGDSSDYATIFGRGYSVTIGYRFK; encoded by the coding sequence ATGTTGCCCGCACGCCACCACCGCCCCCCCTGTCGCTCGATCGCTCCGCTGACGCTGGCCATTGCCGGCGTGCTGCTCTCGGTCGCCGTTCCTGCCGTTGCACAAGAGAGCAAGGACAAGGCCACCGACCTGGCCCGCATCGAGGTGACCGGCTCCAACATCCGCCGCACCGACGTTGAAACCGCCTCGCCGGTGCAGGTGATCAGCAAGCAGGACATCCAGAACATGGGTGCGCGCACGCTGCTGCAGGTGCTGGACAACCTGCCGGCGGCTCGCCCGGCACAGCAGGACGCGCGTTCGCTGTTCACCGGTTCCGACGGTGCTTCGCAGGCCAACCTGCGCGGGCTGGGTGCACAGGGCACGCTGGTGCTGCTGAACGGTCGTCGCCTTTCGTACTACGGTGCACCGGCCGGCTTCCAGACCCAATTCGTCAACATCGATGCGATTCCGGCCGCGGCCATCGAGCGCATGGAAGTGCTGACCGACGGCGCCTCGGCGGTGTACGGCACCGACGCGGTGGCCGGCGTGATCAACGTGATCACCAAGCGCAACTTCCAGGGTGCCGAAGTCAGCTTCACCAACGACACCTCCTCGCGCATCGACTCCTACGGCGAACGCCAGGCCAGCATCACCGCCGGCTTCGGCGACCTGGCCGAGAACCGCTTCAACATCTACGGCGCGGTGAACATGTACCGCCGCGACGCGATTCCACTGAGCGACTTCTACGACAAGCGGCCCGACCAGTACTACGTCAACAACCCGAACTACCTCAACAACCTGCGCCTGGGCGTGGGCAGCAAGCCGGGCGAGTTCAACCCGGGCAGCTACTTCGCGTTTGATCCGGTCACCGGCCGCCGCGTGCAGGAGGCGGCACCGGGCTGCAAGAACGTGCTGACCAGTGAAGCGGCCGGCCCGCGTTGCGTCTGGGAAACCTGGATGAACAACGAGATCGATGCCGGCGCCAAGTCCGAGCGCAACACCGCCTACCTCAACGGCACCTTCCTGGTGGGCGACAGCACCGAGATCTTCGCCGAGGCGACCTACACCGACATCGACCTGCGCGCCAACGGTGGCACCCCGCGCACCTACGGCACCACCACCGGCAACCCGACCAGCTGGTTCTCGCGCAATACCGGCAACAACGTCAATCAGTTCCTGTATCCGTTCCTGGGCCCGAACAACGAGTACAACCACGCCAGCCCGGAAATGAAGGCGATGATGGGCGGCGTGGTCGGCCTGCAGTACCTGCTGCAGGATGCCGGCGCCAACTACTTCGGCCAGCGCAACACCGACAAGAGCTACCGTGTGCTGGCCGGCGCGCGCGGCAACGTGGGCGACTGGAACTGGGAGACCGCGTTCGCCAGCGCCGGTACCCACTCCACCACCTACCAGACCATCAACGTCAACACCAAGGGCTTCGAGAAGGCCTTCGGCCCGTACACGATCGATCCGGGCACCGGCCGCGTGATCATTTCCGATCATCCGGCCTACAAGTTCGGCGAGATCAGCGAAGCCAACGCCGCGCTGATCCGTGAAGCCTTCCCGACCTTCGACATCCAGTCGTGGACGCGCCTGCATACCCTGGACGGCAAGATCGAAGGACCGCTGTTCCAGCTGCCGGCCGGCGAGATGCGTGCAGCGTTCGGCTTCAACGCCAGCCGCGAAACCTTCTACACCCCGGGCAACGCCGATGCGGCCAACGGCCTGATCACCCAGCAGGGCGGCTCGTGGTTCGACGGCAAGCGCAATACCTATGCGCTGTTCGCCGAGACCGTGGCGCCGATCACCGACAAGCTGGAGCTGGATGCGGCGGTGCGCGTGGACAAGTACCCGAACTTCAGTGCCAACATCGCACCGAAGATCGGCTTCAAGTACCAGGCCTTCGACCAGCTGATGCTGCGCGGTACCTACTCCACCGGCTTCCGCGCACCGAGCCTGGCCGAGTCCGGCAACGGCGGCGTGTTCGCACAGCTGGGCGGCTTCCGCGACGAGCTGCGCTGCAACGAGACCAACGCCATCGCCAACCTGCTGCTGAAGTCGCAGCGGCCGGGCGATGTCGACCTCGGCAAGACCCTGCTGAACGTCGATTGCAACCGTACCGTGGCGCGCATGACCCAGCCGAACAAGGACCTGAAGCCGGAGAAGGCGAAGATCGCCACCCTTGGCTTCGTCTACGAGCCGGCGAGCTGGCTGTCGGTGTCGGCCGACTACTGGTTCATCTACCGCAACAACGAGATCGTTGCGCCGGACTACCGCCGCATGGAAGACATCATCTCGATGTCGCGCTCGCCGATCACCGACAGCGACCGGGCCAACCTGGCGCAGCTGGCGGCGATGTGCGCCGATCCGGCCAGCGGCGTGAGCTGCCCGGCGAACCTGCCGGGCTACTCGGCGGGCAACGTGGCCAGCGTGGTCGGCCAGTACAAGAACCGTGGCAAGACCCTGATCGACGGCTTCGACATCGATGCGCGCAGCCGCTTCTCGCTGGGTGACTGGGGCAACCTGAACATCGGCCTGGCCGCCACCATCGCCAACCGCAACCGCTTCTACATGGACGCGGAGAACGGCTGGTACTACGGCGATGTGGTGGGTTACTACAACAACCCGCGCCTGCGTGCCACGCTCAATGCCGACTGGACCTACAAGCAGGTCACCACCAGCATGTTCGTCAACTATGTGGGCGGCACCAAGTGGGCCACCGACCAGGTCGATGAAGTGAGCAACAACAAGGAAACCTGCACCGGCGGTTACCTGGCACTGCAGAAGAGCAAGTGTGACGGTGCACCGTCGTGGTGGACCGCCAACATGAGCGTCACCTGGCGCCCGGATGATGCCTGGAACCTGAGCTTCACCGTCAAGAACCTGTTCAACCGCCTGCCGTTCTACGACCCGAACAGCTTCCTGGGTGACTCCAGTGACTACGCGACCATCTTCGGTCGTGGTTACAGTGTGACCATCGGCTACCGGTTCAAGTAA
- a CDS encoding TIM-barrel domain-containing protein, with product MENCVRRSPLMLALLPALMLASLPARAEPVGNLRSVAASDSRDGVQGWDLQTDKGARIRIELPATDIIRVQAGRNGTLTGAGDKAAPIVLPQPQANVKAQLEEDAQEIRVRTDALVLHVQRQPLRLRLERLDNGQPTALWQELQPLDLDATQSVQVLSSQADEGYFGGGQQNGRYQFKGRELEVSYSGGWEEGDRPSPAPMLLSSRGWGMLRNTWSDGSYDLRQPDQATLLHREDRFDAYYFVGADLPKLIERYTQLTGRPNMVARWALSYGDADCYNDGDNAKKPGTVPEGWSDGPTGTTPDVIDSVAKQYRAHDMPGGWILPNDGYGCGYKQLPETVKGLAGYGFRTGLWTENGVDKIAWEVGKAGSRVQKLDVAWTGKGYQFAMDANRQAFNGILDNSDSRPFLWTVMGWAGIQRYAVAWTGDQSSSWDYIRWHVPTLVGSGLSGMAYASGDVDAIFGGSAETFTRDLQWKAFTPVLMGMSGWSSNARKHPWWYDEPYRSINRDYLKLKMRLTPYMYGLVHEAAQTGAPPVRGLMWDNPRDPHAQDETYKYQFLLGRDLLVAPVYRSQAASRGWRRDIHLPAGGWIDYWDGRRVQAAAEGRQLDRQVDLATLPVFVRAGAILPMYPSMLFDGEKPLDEVTFDLYPQGDSQYTLYEDDGNTRRYQQGESSTQVIRVQAPAQGSGPVQVQIDAVQGQYNGQLAQRRYGLRVLSRQAPRAVQAGGRALPALADAAAFNTAAEGWYFDAQERRGTLHVRTAAQDIRQPLQLQLDFAVAAAVADDAYPAAPVLGRELPADSLLVVNRPAEEPGHALENAFDDDPGTWFRSVRNQAVRTGAHEWVIGFGERRMIDGIDIAPRNDKNWKHGQVRDYEVYLGDSNGEWGEPIARGRLQLKEGVQRIDFPAHAGRLLRFRVLSVQNPEGDGASSTDPMVTAAQGSARAFDALQPRDVGPIALSTFHILEHQEPERPARQRYLSELPVPAALASQVRADQSFRGDAGMRMNGLQFRRGLGVAANSRIDLRLQGGWRLLRADLGIDDACRTAGGLQFQVWGDNRLLYDSGLVKAPGVVKPELDIRGLSTLSLRTLGAQGSQPAQVCANWANAVLIGQEGDSASIVAP from the coding sequence GTGGAAAACTGCGTTCGTCGCTCGCCGCTGATGCTGGCCCTGTTGCCGGCGCTGATGCTGGCGTCCCTGCCGGCCCGGGCAGAGCCGGTCGGCAACCTGCGTTCGGTGGCCGCCAGCGACAGCCGCGACGGCGTGCAGGGCTGGGACCTGCAGACCGACAAGGGCGCGCGCATCCGCATCGAACTGCCGGCGACCGACATCATCCGCGTGCAGGCCGGCCGCAATGGCACGCTGACCGGCGCGGGCGACAAGGCCGCGCCGATCGTACTGCCGCAACCGCAGGCGAACGTAAAGGCGCAGCTGGAAGAAGACGCGCAGGAAATCCGCGTGCGTACCGATGCGCTGGTGCTGCATGTGCAGCGGCAGCCGTTGCGCCTGCGCCTGGAGCGCCTGGACAACGGCCAGCCCACCGCGCTGTGGCAGGAACTGCAGCCGCTGGACCTGGATGCCACGCAGAGCGTGCAGGTGCTGTCCTCGCAGGCTGACGAAGGCTACTTCGGTGGTGGCCAGCAGAACGGCCGTTACCAGTTCAAGGGCCGCGAGCTGGAGGTGTCCTATTCCGGTGGCTGGGAAGAGGGCGACCGCCCGAGCCCGGCACCCATGCTGCTCAGCAGCCGCGGCTGGGGCATGCTGCGCAACACCTGGAGCGATGGCAGCTACGACCTGCGCCAGCCCGACCAGGCCACGCTGCTGCATCGCGAAGATCGGTTTGATGCGTACTACTTCGTCGGCGCCGACCTGCCGAAGCTGATCGAACGCTACACCCAGCTGACCGGCCGCCCGAACATGGTCGCGCGCTGGGCGCTGTCCTATGGCGATGCCGATTGCTACAACGACGGCGACAATGCGAAGAAGCCGGGTACCGTGCCCGAGGGCTGGAGCGACGGCCCGACCGGCACCACCCCCGACGTGATCGACAGCGTGGCCAAGCAGTACCGCGCGCACGACATGCCCGGTGGCTGGATCCTGCCCAACGATGGGTATGGCTGCGGTTACAAGCAGTTGCCGGAAACGGTGAAGGGCCTGGCCGGCTACGGCTTCCGCACCGGCCTGTGGACCGAGAACGGCGTCGACAAGATCGCCTGGGAAGTGGGCAAGGCCGGCAGCCGCGTGCAGAAGCTGGACGTGGCCTGGACCGGCAAGGGCTACCAGTTCGCGATGGACGCCAACCGCCAGGCGTTCAACGGCATCCTCGACAATTCCGATTCGCGCCCGTTCCTGTGGACGGTGATGGGCTGGGCCGGCATCCAGCGCTACGCAGTGGCCTGGACCGGCGACCAGAGCAGCAGTTGGGACTACATCCGCTGGCACGTGCCGACCCTGGTCGGTTCGGGCCTGTCCGGCATGGCCTACGCCAGCGGTGACGTCGACGCGATTTTCGGCGGCAGCGCCGAAACCTTCACCCGTGATCTGCAGTGGAAGGCGTTCACCCCGGTGCTGATGGGCATGAGCGGCTGGTCGTCGAACGCGCGCAAGCACCCGTGGTGGTACGACGAGCCCTACCGCAGCATCAACCGCGATTACCTGAAGTTGAAGATGCGCCTGACCCCGTACATGTACGGGCTGGTGCACGAGGCCGCGCAGACCGGCGCGCCGCCGGTGCGTGGCCTGATGTGGGACAACCCGCGCGATCCGCACGCGCAGGATGAAACCTACAAGTACCAGTTCCTGCTCGGCCGCGACCTGCTGGTGGCGCCGGTGTATCGCAGCCAGGCGGCCAGCCGTGGCTGGCGCCGCGACATCCACCTGCCGGCCGGCGGCTGGATCGACTACTGGGATGGCCGTCGCGTGCAGGCCGCTGCCGAGGGACGCCAGCTGGATCGCCAGGTCGACCTGGCCACGCTGCCGGTATTCGTACGTGCCGGTGCGATCCTGCCGATGTACCCGTCGATGCTGTTCGACGGTGAAAAGCCGCTGGATGAGGTGACGTTCGACCTGTACCCGCAGGGTGATTCGCAGTACACGCTGTACGAAGACGATGGCAACACCCGCCGTTACCAGCAAGGCGAGTCGAGCACGCAGGTGATCCGCGTGCAGGCACCGGCGCAGGGTAGTGGCCCGGTGCAGGTGCAGATCGATGCGGTGCAGGGCCAGTACAACGGCCAGCTGGCGCAGCGTCGCTATGGCCTGCGCGTACTCAGTCGGCAGGCGCCGCGTGCGGTGCAGGCCGGCGGCCGCGCGCTGCCTGCATTGGCTGACGCCGCCGCCTTCAACACTGCGGCCGAAGGCTGGTACTTCGATGCCCAGGAGCGCCGCGGCACCCTGCATGTGCGTACCGCCGCGCAGGACATCCGCCAGCCGCTGCAGTTGCAGCTGGACTTTGCGGTGGCCGCTGCCGTGGCCGATGATGCCTACCCCGCCGCGCCCGTGCTCGGCCGCGAACTGCCGGCCGACAGCCTGCTGGTGGTCAACCGCCCGGCCGAAGAGCCCGGCCATGCGCTGGAAAACGCCTTCGACGACGATCCCGGCACCTGGTTCCGCAGCGTGCGCAACCAGGCGGTGCGCACCGGGGCACACGAGTGGGTGATCGGCTTTGGCGAGCGCAGGATGATCGATGGCATCGACATCGCCCCGCGCAACGACAAGAACTGGAAGCACGGCCAGGTGCGCGATTACGAGGTGTACCTGGGCGACAGCAATGGCGAGTGGGGCGAGCCGATTGCCCGTGGCCGCCTGCAGCTGAAGGAAGGCGTGCAGCGCATCGACTTCCCGGCGCATGCCGGCCGCCTGCTGCGGTTCCGCGTGCTGAGCGTGCAGAACCCGGAGGGCGACGGCGCCAGCAGCACCGACCCGATGGTCACCGCAGCGCAGGGCAGTGCCCGCGCCTTCGATGCGCTGCAGCCGCGCGACGTCGGCCCGATCGCGCTGTCCACCTTCCACATCCTTGAGCACCAGGAACCGGAGCGACCGGCCCGGCAGCGCTATCTCTCCGAGCTGCCGGTGCCGGCCGCGCTGGCCAGCCAGGTGCGCGCCGACCAGTCGTTCCGTGGCGATGCCGGCATGCGCATGAACGGCCTGCAGTTCCGCCGTGGCCTGGGCGTGGCCGCCAACAGCCGCATCGACCTGCGCCTGCAGGGCGGCTGGCGCCTGCTGCGCGCCGACCTCGGCATCGACGACGCGTGCCGCACTGCCGGTGGCCTGCAGTTCCAGGTCTGGGGCGACAACCGCCTGCTGTACGACAGCGGCCTGGTGAAGGCGCCCGGCGTGGTCAAGCCGGAGCTGGACATCCGTGGCCTTTCCACCCTGAGCCTGCGCACGCTGGGTGCGCAGGGCAGCCAACCCGCCCAGGTCTGTGCCAACTGGGCCAACGCCGTGCTGATCGGCCAGGAGGGCGACTCCGCCAGCATCGTCGCCCCATGA
- a CDS encoding SIS domain-containing protein, which produces MDVTLLSDVSAWQRLGGADTATEIAQQPALWEALAQDLSRARDRLQAFLGDSLNDPHQRVLFTGAGSSGFIAEMVADAINAQWPADVRVVHTTSLLTHPALYLQRDRPTLLVSFGRSGSSPESVAAVDRVRGDVDDARFLDITCNADGELARRGAGRADTCTLLMPSASCDRAFAMTSSLTCMLLAALTVFDRSPWDARIARLKQIAALAREGQAQWDAPVAALAQRPFNRIIYLGSGPLEALARECALKVLELTAGRVLALANTPLGFRHGPKSTLDGNTLVVVLRSVQPLARRYEQDLLEELRRDGVAGQVLAIGPHSDIGAEDEYTLTVPALDDPWLAPVWLGFAQLFALQRSAALGLTPDNPFPDGTVNRVVKGVTIHHG; this is translated from the coding sequence ATGGACGTCACCCTGCTTTCCGATGTGTCCGCCTGGCAGCGCCTGGGCGGAGCCGATACCGCTACCGAAATCGCCCAGCAGCCTGCGCTGTGGGAAGCCCTTGCGCAGGATCTGTCGCGTGCCCGCGACCGCCTGCAGGCCTTCCTCGGCGACAGCCTCAACGATCCCCACCAGCGCGTGCTGTTCACCGGCGCCGGCAGCTCCGGCTTCATCGCCGAGATGGTGGCCGACGCGATCAACGCGCAGTGGCCGGCCGACGTGCGCGTGGTGCATACCACCAGCCTGCTGACCCACCCGGCGCTGTACCTGCAGCGCGACCGCCCGACCCTGCTGGTCTCGTTCGGCCGCAGTGGCTCCAGCCCGGAAAGCGTGGCGGCAGTGGACCGCGTGCGCGGCGACGTGGATGACGCACGCTTCCTCGACATCACCTGCAACGCCGATGGCGAGCTGGCCCGCCGCGGTGCCGGCCGTGCCGATACCTGCACCCTGCTGATGCCGTCGGCCAGCTGCGACCGCGCCTTCGCCATGACCAGCAGCCTGACCTGCATGCTGCTGGCCGCGCTGACCGTATTCGACCGCTCGCCGTGGGACGCGCGCATCGCGCGCCTGAAGCAGATCGCCGCGCTGGCCCGCGAAGGCCAGGCGCAGTGGGATGCGCCGGTCGCCGCGCTGGCGCAGCGCCCGTTCAACCGCATCATCTATCTCGGCAGCGGCCCGCTGGAAGCGCTGGCCCGCGAGTGCGCGCTGAAGGTGCTGGAGCTGACCGCCGGCCGCGTGCTGGCGCTGGCCAATACGCCACTGGGTTTCCGCCACGGCCCGAAGTCGACGCTGGACGGCAACACGCTGGTGGTGGTGCTGCGCAGCGTGCAGCCGCTGGCGCGCCGCTACGAGCAGGACCTGCTGGAAGAACTGCGCCGCGACGGCGTGGCCGGCCAGGTGCTGGCGATCGGCCCGCATTCGGATATCGGTGCCGAAGACGAATACACCCTCACCGTGCCGGCACTGGATGACCCGTGGCTGGCGCCGGTGTGGCTGGGCTTTGCGCAGCTGTTCGCGCTGCAACGCTCGGCCGCGTTGGGCCTGACCCCGGACAATCCGTTCCCGGACGGCACCGTCAACCGCGTCGTCAAGGGCGTCACCATCCACCATGGCTGA
- a CDS encoding Gfo/Idh/MocA family protein, whose protein sequence is MKRREFIAASAAVAASSLLPQTPAWARGRKVRLAMIGTGMRGLVLLKELVRRDDVEVVALCDIEPIMLGRAVDMVSKAGKPAPKTYGQDRDTNAWKRLLEQKGIDGVIIATPWEYHAPMAIAAMQAGVAVGCEVVAGITLQDHWDVLKTQLSTGTPYMLLENVCYRRDVMAALQMVRQGLFGELVHLQAGYQHDLRGVKFNSGDPNQPYDSGVEFGPKGWSEARWRTEHSVERNGELYPSHGIGPCAMYTGINRGNRFTHINAFATKARGLHEYTVAKSGGTTHPSTRVKFKLGDIVTTTLACENGETILLQHDTSLPRPYSMGFRVQGTKGLWMDVNHSIHIEGRSPPHQWEEFKKYQDEYEHPLWKQNADTAASAGHGGMDWFVIHAFVEALKAKAPMPIDIYDAVTWSAITPLSEQSIANSFQTLEFPDFTAGAWKQRKPIFAFDAKY, encoded by the coding sequence ATGAAGCGTAGGGAATTCATCGCGGCCAGCGCCGCTGTCGCCGCCAGCAGCCTGCTGCCGCAGACCCCGGCATGGGCACGCGGGCGCAAGGTGCGCCTGGCCATGATCGGTACCGGCATGCGTGGCCTGGTGCTGCTGAAGGAACTGGTGCGCCGCGACGATGTCGAAGTGGTCGCGCTGTGCGACATCGAGCCGATCATGCTCGGCCGCGCCGTGGACATGGTCAGCAAGGCCGGCAAGCCGGCGCCCAAGACCTATGGCCAGGACCGTGACACCAACGCCTGGAAGCGCCTGCTGGAACAGAAGGGCATCGATGGCGTGATCATCGCCACGCCGTGGGAATACCACGCACCGATGGCGATTGCCGCGATGCAGGCCGGCGTGGCCGTGGGCTGCGAAGTGGTGGCCGGCATCACCCTGCAGGACCACTGGGACGTGCTGAAGACCCAGCTGAGCACCGGCACCCCGTACATGCTGCTGGAGAACGTCTGCTACCGCCGTGACGTGATGGCCGCACTGCAGATGGTGCGCCAGGGCCTGTTCGGCGAGCTGGTGCATCTGCAGGCCGGCTACCAGCACGACCTGCGCGGCGTGAAGTTCAACTCCGGCGATCCGAACCAGCCGTACGACAGCGGCGTGGAGTTCGGCCCCAAGGGCTGGAGCGAAGCGCGCTGGCGCACCGAGCATTCGGTGGAGCGCAACGGTGAGCTGTATCCCAGCCACGGCATCGGCCCGTGCGCGATGTACACCGGCATCAACCGCGGCAACCGCTTCACCCACATCAATGCGTTCGCGACCAAGGCGCGCGGCCTGCACGAATACACCGTGGCCAAGAGTGGCGGCACCACCCATCCCAGCACCAGGGTCAAGTTCAAGCTGGGCGACATCGTGACCACCACGCTGGCCTGCGAGAACGGCGAAACCATCCTGCTGCAGCACGACACCTCGCTGCCGCGCCCGTACTCGATGGGCTTCCGCGTGCAGGGCACCAAGGGCCTGTGGATGGATGTCAACCATTCGATCCACATCGAAGGCCGCAGCCCGCCGCACCAGTGGGAAGAGTTCAAGAAGTACCAGGACGAGTACGAGCATCCGCTGTGGAAGCAGAACGCGGACACCGCCGCCAGCGCCGGCCACGGTGGCATGGACTGGTTCGTCATCCATGCCTTCGTGGAAGCGCTGAAGGCCAAGGCGCCGATGCCGATCGACATCTACGACGCGGTGACCTGGAGTGCGATCACGCCGTTGAGCGAGCAGTCGATCGCCAACAGTTTCCAGACGCTGGAGTTCCCGGACTTCACTGCCGGCGCGTGGAAGCAGCGCAAGCCGATCTTCGCGTTCGACGCCAAGTACTGA